A single window of Channa argus isolate prfri chromosome 12, Channa argus male v1.0, whole genome shotgun sequence DNA harbors:
- the LOC137138100 gene encoding putative high affinity immunoglobulin gamma Fc receptor IB, translating to MEVTALCINLCEVFLHVDPNKLQFFEYESISLRCVGSHGPTEWRVMNKLPSEFTQWETSAGSLNITPALVSHSEEYFCENVEGERSNSINITITAGDVILESPALPGKEGDNVVLCCRRRTTNNLPSDFYKDGIIIKTEYSGKMTFHKISTSDEGLYKCSISGSGGESAESWLIVAGDT from the exons ATGGAGGTGACAGCGCTCTGCATCAATTTGT GTGAAGTTTTTCTTCATGTTGATCCAAACAAACTTCAGTTCTTTGAATATGAATCCATTTCATTACGTTGTGTAGGGTCTCATGGCCCAACTGAATGGAGAGTTATGAATAAGCTTCCCTCAGAGTTTACTCAGTGGGAAACATCAGCAGGGTCCTTAAACATCACACCTGCCCTTGTATCACACAGTGAAGAGTActtttgtgaaaatgtagagggagaaagaagcaacagcatcaacatcacCATCACTG CTGGTGATGTGATTCTGGAGAGTCCTGCTCTTCCTGGGAAGGAAGGAGATAATGTGGTTTTGTGCTGTAGAAGAAGAACTACCAACAATCTGCCAAGTGATTTCTACAAAGATGGCATCATTATTAAAACTGAATATTCAGGCAAAATGACTTTTCACAAGATTTCTACATCTGATGAAGGACTCTACAAATGTAGTATCTCTGGATCTGGTGGAGAATCAGCTGAAAGCTGGTTGATTGTCGCAGGTGACACCTGA